In Triticum urartu cultivar G1812 chromosome 6, Tu2.1, whole genome shotgun sequence, the following proteins share a genomic window:
- the LOC125516695 gene encoding serine/arginine repetitive matrix protein 1-like, which produces MASEARSSPRPVASPRHTSTRGTSSPCSTPNHRATAPAPQSRRLSLNRTPPPATSTPRRTPWNCRSSSLSLSARDPRLPSDSTVPTSSSRSPAPLHLVSNSSHGLAPLAASPSRLLPLHQASASTRTPPLPRLGRWIRTPKTVPPRISSVLTHPVLSSPSASSKTKSLTPRVRSPAAPRLDQPRQEPFTRCLAARVDPSPASVVRAHEDEANAKSRSFPCLARSPRTRRRTPRCALTSPARPSSVLRPLGWPFYSLSTALGQSPWVRSSQRLLFFSFPCCRASRFGHVSFFASAIFAKFSRDSGFTEKPLVFMHIITYE; this is translated from the exons ATGGCCAGCGAGGCAAGGTCGTCGCCACGGCCGGTGgcgt CACCTCGCCACACCAGCACCCGCGGGACCTCAAGCCCGTGCTCGACGCCCAACCATCGAGCTACTGCACCGGCGCCTCAATCCCGTCGCCTCTCCCTCAACCGGacgccgccgccggcgaccagCACCCCCAG GAGAACGCCATGGAATTGCAGGAGCTCAAGCCTGTCGTTGTCCGCCCGCGACCCCCGCCTCCCGTCAGACTCCACTGTGCCGACAAGCTCCAGCAGGTCCCCAGCGCCGCTCCACCTTGTCTCCAACTCCAGTCACGGCCTCGCCCCGCTTGCTGCTTCTCCTTCCCGTCTGCTTCCTCTACATCAGGCCAGCGCCTCGACGAGAACCCCGCCCTTGCCTCGTCTTGGCCGGTGGATCCGAACGCCCAAGACCGTGCCGCCCCGGATCTCCTCCGTCCTCACCCATCCTGTGCTGTCGTCGCCGTCAGCAAGCTCGAAGACGAAGTCATTGACTCCCCGCGTTCGAAGCCCTGCCGCACCGCGGTTGGACCAGCCTCGCCAGGAGCCGTTCACTCGTTGTCTCGCTGCTCGCGTCGACCCGTCCCCTGCTTCGGTCGTGCGAGCACACGAGGACGAGGCCAACGCCAAGTCTCGCTCCTTTCCCTGCCTCGCTCGATCTCCTCGAACGAGACGACGAACGCCGCGCTGTGCGTTGACCTCTCCAGCGAGGCCCAGCAGTGTCCTCCGTCCCCTGGGCTGGCCCTTCTACTCCCTCTCCACCGCCTTGGGCCAAAGCCCATGGGTGAGAAGCTCCCAGCGCCTCCTGTTTTTTTCATTTCCCTGCTGTCGGGCCAGCAGATTCGGCCATGTAAGTTTTTTTGCATCTGCGATTTTTGCTAAATTTTCCAGAGACAGCGGTTTTACAGAAAAACCCCTAgtcttcatgcatataataacttatgAATAA
- the LOC125515831 gene encoding E3 ubiquitin-protein ligase PUB23-like: MHSLACVHMETSGGGTAQHHFVCPISLQPMQDPVTAPTGISYDRRAIERWLANGHATCPVTGRQLSLTDLTPNHTLRRLILSWHPASKVAPDVAPTLEPDDPEVVVLVAKVMSPTSCPTADVLCEAAASAAVSITARRCMVRAGVQWRVLRLFSSCGKTSSRAVMPTVQACLALLDALDVSADELRPLLSGNHDLVDALTHVLVMLENGTYSGGGGNTTRDSAVRLLDSVIESADVVLLERLRPELFRAVTAVVRDRTVSPGATRAALRALLNACPSGDGKNRVLIAEAGAAHEAIELELSSWPSSPSAGKSRRVTELVMALLARLCSCAEGRAAVVAHPAGIALVAKRALRVSAATDTSAVRVLAAVCGRAASPEVVREMARVGAVGKLCCVLQADCDRDVKETAKAVLRMHSGVWCGSPCVSAYLLSRYL, translated from the coding sequence ATGCATTCACTTGCTTGCGTACACATGGAGACGTCGGGTGGCGGCACAGCGCAGCACCACTTCGTGTGCCCCATCTCACTGCAGCCCATGCAGGACCCGGTCACGGCGCCCACCGGCATCTCCTACGACCGACGCGCCATCGAGCGGTGGCTCGCCAACGGCCACGCCACCTGCCCCGTCACCGGCCGGCAGCTCTCCCTCACCGACCTCACCCCAAACCACACCCTCCGCCGCCTCATACTCTCCTGGCATCCCGCGTCGAAGGTGGCACCTGACGTGGCGCCGACGTTGGAGCCCGATGATCCGGAGGTCGTTGTGCTCGTCGCGAAGGTGATGTCCCCGACTTCTTGCCCAACGGCCGATGTTCTCTGCGAAGCGGCGGCGTCTGCCGCTGTGAGCATCACGGCGCGGCGGTGCATGGTGCGCGCCGGCGTTCAGTGGCGCGTGCTCCGTCTGTTCTCGTCGTGCGGTAAGACGAGCTCGCGCGCTGTGATGCCCACCGTTCAAGCGTGCCTGGCTCTCCTTGACGCGCTCGACGTCTCCGCCGACGAGCTCCGGCCTCTCCTTTCCGGCAACCACGACCTCGTCGACGCGCTGACGCACGTGCTGGTGATGCTCGAGAATGGAACctactccggcggcggcgggaacACGACCAGAGACAGCGCGGTGCGGCTCCTAGACTCCGTGATCGAGTCGGCTGACGTCGTGCTGCTCGAGCGGCTGCGTCCGGAGCTCTTCCGCGCCGTCACGGCGGTAGTGCGCGACCGTACCGTATCCCCTGGCGCGACGCGCGCGGCGCTGCGTGCCCTCCTCAACGCGTGCCCCAGCGGCGACGGCAAGAACCGCGTCCTCATCGCCGAGGCCGGGGCGGCGCACGAGGCCATCGAGCTGGAGCTGTCCTCCTGGCCCTCGTCGCCGAGCGCCGGCAAGAGCAGGCGCGTCACGGAACTTGTCATGGCGCTGCTGGCCCGGCTGTGCTCATGCGCGGAGGGGCGGGCGGCTGTGGTGGCGCACCCCGCGGGGATCGCACTGGTGGCAAAGCGCGCGCTGCGCGTGTCCGCGGCGACCGACACGTCCGCTGTGCGGGTGCTGGCGGCGGTCTGCGGCAGGGCGGCGTCGCCGGAGGTGGTGCGGGAGATGGCCCGCGTGGGCGCAGTAGGGAAGCTCTGCTGCGTGCTGCAGGCGGACTGCGACCGAGACGTGAAGGAGACGGCGAAGGCCGTGCTGAGGATGCACTCCGGCGTGTGGTGCGGGTCGCCCTGCGTCAGCGCCTACCTGCTCTCTAGGTACCTCTAG